From Cloacibacillus sp., a single genomic window includes:
- a CDS encoding (2Fe-2S)-binding protein, which yields IAAGYTEFDELKRILRVGMGPCQGRGCRDIIVRELARATGKPIAEVRAGVIRPPVKPVKAMLLADED from the coding sequence GGATCGCGGCGGGCTACACCGAATTTGACGAATTGAAGCGCATCCTCCGCGTCGGTATGGGGCCATGCCAGGGACGCGGCTGCCGCGACATCATCGTACGCGAACTGGCGCGCGCCACCGGCAAACCCATCGCCGAAGTGAGGGCGGGAGTCATCCGTCCCCCCGTGAAGCCGGTAAAGGCCATGCTCTTGGCCGACGAAGACTAG